The DNA segment AGGGGAAGCTGAAAACGAATAAATAAACTAGTTATTGGTTCTTTTTTCAGTAGTTGTTCGACTGATGGTAATCGTACGTCCACTGTGATTTGACGAGGAATAGCGAGAAGAGAATGCTTTGGGTTGGGCTAAGGTGTGCCATATGGGTTCACGAATATGGGCGTTAATTGAtaaggaaataaaaataaaaagacgcCCACCGTGGGGCTCGAACCCACGACCACAAGGTTAAGAGCCTTGCGCTCTACCGACTGAGCTAGACGGGCTTgttattttaatttatcaaaacaaTATATAAGTAcaataaatcataatatatacatgcttgATCTGGTAAAGAGGTAATTGAATGAATGCTTATTATAAAGTAATACGCTAGATTGGACCACAATGAATAatacaactttgtgaaatgataaaAGTAAACAAAGTAAGTGAAGACTTTTGGCAACCAAAAATGTTTGGCTTTTAGAAAATTAGGATGGATTATTTCTTTACAAAGGCCGGAGGTCAAGATGAGAGTCGCCTGTAATGCACGGAATATGGGAATATCAATTATATTCGTGGGATCACAAAAATAACTATAAAGATGAGGGCATTTTATTCTATATGCACAAAACACTCTTCATTCATTAATACATGAGCTAGAGTTGAGATAGTAGGTGGATTAAACTTTTGCAATTCAAATTATAAACTGGGTGAACTTTGATTGGATCCATTGGGCACACTCAATTCCTGCGATAATCGATGATTCCGATTGCAAACGATAAATAATGAAAAACGATAATGGAACCTATATtcgtttttttctcttttctcctcGTATGGCAACACGCCCACCGTGGGGCTCGAACCCACGACCACAAGGTTAAGAGCCTTGCGCTCTACCGACTGAGCTAGACGGGCTTGTTGTTTCgatttatcaaaatcattatataagtatcataatatatatacaaatagaaCAAATGTTAATATGCTTGATCTGGTAAATAGGTAATTGAATGAATGCTTATTATAAAGTAATATGCTAGATTGGAGAGCAGGTCTCTACGGCCACAATGTATAATGCAACTTTTTGGCAACTtcctgaaattatatatatatatatatatatatatatatatatatatatgtaatatcttTTAACTACGTTTTGAAAGAGTAAACAAAGTAAGCATAGACTTTTTGGCAACGGAAAGTATTCGACTTTTAGAAAATTGGGATGAGTTATTTCTTTACAAAGACAGTAGGGAGGTAAGATGAGAGTCACTTGGGATGTATGTGAATATCGGAATGTCAATTATATTCGTGGGGTCGCCGAGGTGGGAATAAAGAAAATAAACGAAAATAACTATAAAGATGGGGGTATTTTATACTATATGCACAAATACGAGGTGCACTCTTCGTTCCGTACCCATATTTGGTACTCGTATTTGATTCTTTCATATATGAGATGAATTGAGATACTAGGTCAAAACACTATATGAGTTAAGTTTTTCGTATTCAAATTAGACCGGGTGTTTTTATCGATCCTCCTCTCTCTATTGGTTAAAACAATTATTCCTTCAATAATTAACGATTGCAAACTATGAAAGTCGACAACGTCAATAATTCCtcgatatttttttctctttctcatcATTCTCTTCATATAGCATactcccttctccctcttcccaACTTCCCCATTCATCATAGCACCATTGCCTCTTTACCATAATATCTCTACTCACCCCGCTTTCTCTTTCTCATCATTCTCTTCATATAGCATactcccttctccctcttcccaACTTCCCCATTCATCACAGCACCATTGCCTCTTTACCATAATATCTCTACTCACCCCGCCTCATTGATCATTATAACCCTTGCTCCTCATGCCTTTCCCCAATCCTCTTTCATCTTCCTCTTATATTTctcatgaattatgataattttgattatatttatatttaaaatatatttatcttttattatataTACTTTAGTATTTTTAATTAGGTTTGataatacttttattttttaaaataaataaataaaattaattagaaaGATTCAAGGATCCACGAGTTATCCTCTTTCACCCCATTTAAATGGGGAATTGGATGGGGAGGATTTAGTATATAGATAGAAACTTACATTCTAATGTGAATCATTCTGCATTCATAAAGAAATCACAAACCAATGCATGAATTTTTCATAATGCCGAACTTGGATTCATTGCAAACATGCCAACATACAAACAAATGGGTGTTCGATGCATCGTATGATTTGAGGTTTACCGTATGCAGTCTTATAATAAGCAAATACTTCTGATCTCATCACATGATATAATGTGCAAGAGAGAAATGTTACTGATCTTGGCATGGGAAGAGTAAATAATACCTGCAAAAGCGATACAACCATTCAAGTATCATCTAACAGCTTAGAGGAAAATAAAAGGACCGATCAGGGGAATCTCGACATTTAGAGCATCTCCtcgtacaacatgcataatctacCAAAGACCTGCTATGTTCGACATGGTTTCACAAATAGCTGATCTGGATTTGGCTCATGAAGGCATAGAAATGTTCATGTGCTAGTCTATGGAGCAGGAATCTCGCACAGAAAACTTAGTTGAGATTGCAAACTACTGTCTGAGGATGCTGGGATCAGTGGCTGATAGCCAAGGCTGTTACCAACAGACCCAGAATGAGGAAGGGCTGAGCACTAGCCTGCTTGTGAACAATGAACATAGTGGAGATATCTTGTTACTCCATGTATTAATGAAGTTGTCAAAGGAAAGACAAGATACATGAGCAAAAAAAGAGATCACCTGGTATTTGACATCATTCTTAACAGGGTCTTTCAAGAAGTATTGAAACTGCAAAGAGAAAGTTGTATATGTCAGTATAAGAACTGTCATTGCTATGTCTGACATCCAAAAGAAATGTCTCCATGACTGTTTTCAGTCAAACTGAAAGCGTGTGGAGAAATGTGCAATATAGGTTATCGCTATGTCTTTCAATAAATTGCAATATGTCTTGGAAACTTGTAACCTCACATGCTTTCGGTAGATGATTGTTCAGATTGCAGTAGATCTTCCCTAATCCTCTATTCACGAACTAATGACAAAAGGATTGTTGTGCTCTAGATTCTTACCTGAAAATATACTTGGGGAAGGATCAGTCCAAGCAGGGCTAAGGCATAGAATGGTTTATCAGCACCAAGCAGGTAACCTGCACTTACCACCAAACCAAGAACATGAAAGAAACTGTTGCATTTGAAATTCTATAGCTAACACCATTGCTTTAAAATATGCTAGAAACAGGTTGATTTCATCTCCTCCAAGATCTTATTTGGAACTGTAAATGTTTACATGAAGCAAATGTTAGGGAAGTTTTGATGCAAAAAGGACTCCCGGGAAAGAAGGAACAAACTCCATGACTCTGCCATTGCAAGCAGGACAGACAAGCAAGATAACAATCATTATATATTCATATGGTGTTTGAACTCTGATTTACTCTTGTTACCTATGGATTTGACAAAGCATATTCGAGACAAAGTCGCATGCTATTTGTTAATAGGCACAAATCCAATTCATGGCATTTAAAGTTCAAGTCAAAATAGGGAGAAATGTAAGACAGATTTGATCTGTTCATAAGAACAGTAAAGAAATTCTGGATGGTAATGGTAACTTGAACCAACGAATTAAAGTAAAGCTGAAAGTTGTTGTCAATGCCTACACAATTGTAAAACTTACCATACCTCCAATAAAAGTGGCAACTGATAAGAACATGACATGTATTAaacacaaagtcgattatggAAATTCGGGAGAGTAGAACGTAAAGTACCATGTGTCCAAAATCTCTAATGTTGTTTGTCATTTGGCTGTTTATCTTGGAAATAATCCATTTTGCCTTGGAATATTAATAGCTTAGATAAGTTTCCTTCAGAACATTATACAAGTATTGTGTACACAGAACCGAATTGcaggaaaaaaaatccatttgAAAAGcttcctattttttttttttattggttaGACTCTATTTAGTTATGCTAAAATTTCTATGCCTAGATATGAGGGTACATTACCCTGTTACCAGCCTCCAGATGTTTCTTGTAAATTGGAAGTAATCAATAAGTTGCAAGTCCAGAATCTTATATTTGTTAGAAATATCCAAAGACCCCTGTAGAAATGCACGAGAATCAAAAAGCCAAAAATAGTAAGACAATTAAACATACCTGCTACTGATAACTGTGTTATGTCAATAGCACCCACACAAATCCACTTGGCAGTATCAATACCAAAAGCAACTGGAAGTGACTGTCAGAGTGCCAGAGAGATCAGTGACAAAATACATTGACATCAATGTCTAGTCTGCCAAACACTAATTTTCTGGAAATATGATCTATGTACAAACCTGAAGTCCCATAGCCCTGTCTCCTTCAATGCTTTTAAAATCATTTACTATTGCAATTCCTAGCTGAACAAAGAGAACAAAATGTCACATTTAATCAACTTATAAGTGCAAAATATCAAGTTGCAGAATGACCAATAGTACCCCAGCTATGCTGTACAGGAGTGTCAAAACAATTATATCAGGATTAAGAGTTCCAAAGAGAGCTTGACCAGCCCACCTGTCAACATACAGTTGAAGAGTATGCTCAAAGTAGAATCTAATTTAACTAACTACTACAGCACAAGCTAAAGTAATTGACGAATATTAGAGGATCACATTTACCATGGCAAACTAATGTAGCTTGCCCCTAAAGCAAAATTTCCGATCCACCCATTCTGCTTGAGCTGCAACACCCAGATGTATCAAGAGAATTAACAAACTCAGAGGATGTTCTCGGCAATAGAAAACATGAACAGCACAAGTAGAAAAGAGATGCAGTGTCTGTACCTTAAGGGGTGGAGCTGAATATATATAAGAAAGAAGGGATCCACCTACAGCTAGATAAAATATGACCGGAGACTTGTGCCCTGCCTGAAAATAAGTGGTTAAGGGTTTTAAGTTTTAACTATAGCAAAAATAATAATGTACTCCATGTATTTTCGCAATATAAAAGAATTTAAAGAATACCTACCCACACATCTAATAAGCCTGCCAATCCAAGGCCACCTAGAAGCAGCAACCAGATTTGGGTTATAACCTGAGAAGCAGATTCATTAATTAACTCATCTGTTTATGATTCAACTTTCAGCTGCTAGTTAGTGCATGAAGTTAAAAAAAGATATGACAACTTATGCAAAAAGTTCAAATCCTCAATGGTTCAGCCTATTGTGATATTATCTTCTCTCAACGAAGTCATGTAAACAATCTAGATGATTAGAAGAAATAGGTGAGCCAAACAAATAAGATGAAGCTAACTTGAACCAGTAGTGAGCAAAAGTAAAGAAAAGGGAGTTAAGATCCCAATCTGATTGTTTTTTTTTGTAAACCAGCAGGCCACCAGAACAGTTGATGCATAAGTTGTTGGTTGTTATAAGTCGGCAAAGATAGAGAAAGGATAAATAAAGGAGACAGTGAAGTACAAGAATTTAATGACATATACACTAATTGGCCTGGGATTAGTTTCTTGGTGACAATGAACCACAATGGGGAGCTTGAATTACAAATATAACTACTGAAAGTAGGATCTTAAATGTATCTTCTTGAGACCAGTAGAAAGCAGCTCCCTTTTCCTTGTTAGTTGCCTCTAGAAATGTCACCAGACATGACAAAACCTCTAAGTTTCTTTAGGGTTAAGGGTCTCTTATCCATGAAAGATTCCTGCCCTCAGAATATGTTGAGTTCTTTGGGGGCTACTATAGGCTGTACAGCACTGCCATAAATCATTGCTAACTCTGTGGTTTCATTCTCATTTGTCTAAAAGAAGAATCGGTAGTGCTTCTGTTTCCTACTTCC comes from the Musa acuminata AAA Group cultivar baxijiao chromosome BXJ1-10, Cavendish_Baxijiao_AAA, whole genome shotgun sequence genome and includes:
- the LOC104000955 gene encoding chlorophyll synthase, chloroplastic yields the protein MTSVLGVGSISSITLSNRSPHRHRSPAVRASPSFFSHHDNKIFGRRKLTVKAAETDANEVKAGAPEKAPASSDAGGSSFNQLLGIKGAAQETNKWKIRLQLTKPVTWPPLVWGVVCGAAASGNFHWNIEDVSKAIVCMMMSGPCLTGYTQTLNDWYDREIDAINEPYRPIPSGAISEGEVITQIWLLLLGGLGLAGLLDVWAGHKSPVIFYLAVGGSLLSYIYSAPPLKLKQNGWIGNFALGASYISLPWWAGQALFGTLNPDIIVLTLLYSIAGLGIAIVNDFKSIEGDRAMGLQSLPVAFGIDTAKWICVGAIDITQLSVAGYLLGADKPFYALALLGLILPQVYFQFQYFLKDPVKNDVKYQASAQPFLILGLLVTALAISH